The following are encoded together in the Zingiber officinale cultivar Zhangliang chromosome 8A, Zo_v1.1, whole genome shotgun sequence genome:
- the LOC122010807 gene encoding uncharacterized protein LOC122010807 has product MIAVVSKLKGCVRQIEELNPSGASEEDIMNRAQILLVQDPNYSKGFKFGHVWSILQGIEKFNSDNIKAASTRVQRQTAQVDYSQSYNLEKDVYSPSSPHVSSFNLNITDSDSGGTSTKRPIGVKKAKLKRKNEQQFSKMVSQNDELVAALDRNTNVAMFKEENKILFKDLNIIADPIMHEFIRGEQVRIMQKRIENQKSQSIPHQ; this is encoded by the exons ATGATTGCTGTTGTTTCCAAATTGAAGGGTTGTGTACGACAAATCGAAGAATTGAATCCAAGTGGAGCATCAGAGGAAGATATT ATGAATCGTGCTCAAATATTATTAGTACAAGACCCTAATTACTCAAAGGGCTTCAAATTTGGACATGTGTGGAGCATTCTTCAAGGTATTGAGAAATTCAACAGTGACAACATCAAAGCTGCATCTACGAGAGTGCAACGACAAACTGCTCAAGTTGATTATTCTCAATCATATAATCTCGAGAAAGATGTTTATTCACCTTCATCTCCACATGTCTCTTCGTTTAATCTTAACATCACTGATTCAGACAGTGGTGGTACTTCAACTAAACGACCTATTGGGGTGAAGAAAGCAAAACTGAAGAGAAAGAATGAACAACAATTTAGTAAAATGGTTTCACAGAATGACGAACTTGTTGCGGCGTTGGATCGAAATACCAACGTTGCTATGTTCAAGGAagagaataaaattttattcaaagaTTTGAATATCATTGCTGATCCGATAATGCATGAATTTATTCGCGGTGAACAAGTCAGAATTATGCAAAAGAGGATTGAAAACCAAAAATCTCAATCAATTCCACATCAATGA